A section of the Anas platyrhynchos isolate ZD024472 breed Pekin duck chromosome 37, IASCAAS_PekinDuck_T2T, whole genome shotgun sequence genome encodes:
- the LOC101798701 gene encoding olfactory receptor 14C36 → MSNSSYITEFLLLAFTDTRELELLHFALFLGIYLAALLGNGFILTAVACDHRLHTPMYFFLLNLALLDLGSISTTLPKAMANSLWDAETISYAGCAAQVFLFLFLMTAEYSVLTIMAYDRYVAICQPLHYGTLLGTRACATMAAAAWGSGFLYALLHTANTFSLPLCKGNAVGQFFCEIPQILKLSCSDSYLREAGLLVVCLCLVFGCFIFILVSYVQIFRAVLRIPSEQGQHKAFSMCLPHLAVVSLFVSTGMFSYLKPPSISSPSLDLVMAVLYSVVPPALNPLIYSMRNQEIKDALRKLMKQRFSEGMNFPPLC, encoded by the coding sequence atgtccaacagcagctacatcactgagttcctcctgctggcattcacagACACGCGGGAGCTggagctcctgcacttcgcgctcttcctgggcatctacctggctgccctcctgggcaacggcttcatcctcaccgccgtagcctgcgaccaccgcctccacacccccatgtacttcttcctcctcaacctcgccctcctcgacctgggatccatctccaccactcttcccaaagccatggccaattccctgtgggacGCCGagaccatttcctatgcaggatgtgcaGCCcaggtttttctgtttctgttcttgATGACAGCAGAGTATTCTGTCCTCAcaatcatggcctatgaccgctacgtggCCATTTGccagcccctgcactacgggaccctcctgggcaCCAGGGCctgtgccaccatggcagcagctgcctggggcagtggtttCCTCTATGCTCTCCTGCACACTgccaacacattttctcttcctctttgcaaaggcaatgctgtgggccagttcttctgtgaaatcccccagatcctcaagctctcctgctcagactcctacctcagggaagctgGGCTTCTTGTGGTTTGTCTTTGTTTAGtatttggttgttttattttcatcctggtgtcctatgtgcagatcttcagggccgtgctgagaatcccctctgagcagggccagcacaaagccttttccatgtgcctccctcacctggctgtggtctccttgtttgtcagcactggcatgttttcctacctgaagcctccctccatctcctccccatccctggacctggtgatggcagttctgtactcggtggtgcctccagcactgaaccccctcatctacagcatgaggaaccaggagatCAAGGATGCCCTCAGGAAACTGATGAAACAAAGATTTTCAGAAGGAATGAACTTCCCACCTCTGTGTTAG